Genomic window (Gadus macrocephalus chromosome 13, ASM3116895v1):
gtgttttaagcaggtttcatagtctagaatgttcaagaaccttcctacgtgatttgacacgtcatttgacgcgatcgcccgttttgcgggcaattttttttattgtttcgattaaacaattaaatacaatacacatataaagtaaaaacaagtgttatcgctatctatcataatacagatagcgatccgctatctgtattatgttatttcgtcgtttggaaacatgttttctgcatcgcgtcgtctgttgccggtcaggttgtcaggatgtaaacaaacgatgacgtaggccggtacaattttcgcccccggtacaattttaacgtgacagcgccgccgccgccgaggaagaatcgcattgtgcgttcacaccagacgcgacggggcgactagatcccatacaaagtgaacgtagagacacgTATTGGGCGAattttttgtcgtgatgacagccaatcagcgttcaacagcgtgataactgagtgacatgtgtaacgtaacagccaatcagccaattcaaccgtcaaactcagtgcaatGCAGTCCGTGGTGAactgcggcatggaggagaaagtgattgctCAGTGACCGCATAGCTGGCTACGGCCATGCTGCCAAACAGTTGACACATTAGTGGATCAATCCTTCgtgtctccactctctctccgcTCCAAAACATCCAAACGTGTGTTAAGACGTGGACATCAGCCTACCTCGATGGACCTCCACCGATGCTGGTCTTGTGGTGGATGTCGTTCCAGGTGACCTGGTTCTCAGACCCCGAGGTACGGGAGGTCCCCACTGTGAAGATCAACCTCTTGTCGAAGGCTCTCCGCAGTAACCTCAGCACCTCCCTGCCTTCTCTGTTGTCTGGGAGGTACGCTAATCTCTGGGTGCCATAATGTGTCTTCCCAGGGTTGGGGTGTCGGGCCTTGGGATACAGGAGGGGGTGAAGATGCAATGtaaattcaaaaataaaatatgtgCATCCATGCAGATACAAGAAACATATCCATGTATCTTTATCTATAGATATAAAATGATAATAAGTACCGTCTGTTTTCCAGGATAGATCTCATATTTGATCAATATATTGCCTTGTCCCTGGAAACCTGGAAGTGAATAATGTTGAGTTTCATGTGTCATTCTTCCGTCAGGCTGGTCTCCCGTCAATTCCCCAAAAAGGGCTTTACATATCGGACAGGTGGGTCCCATCTGTGTCACTAAGTTTTCCAGACATTCTTTGCACAACGCGTGGTTGCACGGCAGCATTCTCCTGTTTGTAATTTGATCCATGCAAACAGGACacttgtcttcttcttcttcagctgCTGCGGCCCCCCTCACTGGGGGTTTGCCCCCTGCCATGTCACTTCCTCCGCTGGAGTCAACTCCATATCTCAGGTGTCCAATCCTCTGCTTGTCCTCCTCCCTGAAGACGGGTCTTCCTAGGTCGCTCTCGATGTGGTCAACAGCCCGGCGCAGGTCCTCTGGCAGGCCGATGATCCTCCACTGGTCCCCACGGAAATCAGGGACGACCCCAGGGAGTCCAGCCAGTCTCTCCTTCACTAGgtgtctctggctctggctctgcaGGGAGCAGCTCAGTACCGAGGCGGTCACTCTCTGGTGCAAGCACACAAGAGCTCTGAGGGAGTCGCTCTCCAGGGTAAAGGCATCTTTGGATTTCATTTCAGCTCTTGCCTTCACCTTATCATGTATGTAACCATATTTCACCCCAAACCCTTTTTCAAGTTCTGCCAACTCCGTCTTAAAGAGAGTAGTTATTACAAGCCAATGTACTGGATCAATGTGCAATGCGTCTGATCTTCCTTGAGCTTCCCCTGTAGATGACGGACCAGGAATCTGGGAATTATGGCTTTTCTTTAGAATTTTTGAATAATTTTGGAAAGTCTTCAGGCTTTCCATTggcccacacacctccacctcatggGGTGACACGGTAAGCGTGAGCTTCTCTCGACCCTGCTGGATGAGTTGAAGGGCTTTCTCCCAGTCCACTTGACCGGGCTCATGGGAGTAAGAGAAGCATGTGGAGTCTCCTAAACAAGACTGGACTAGATCGGTGAATTCAGAGAGAGCCTTGACTGGGTCTGCTCCAGCGCTGGTGTCACCgttgaaggacaccttcacGTCCTTTTGGATATGAACTCCGTTTTTTTCCTCGATGcgtttcattctctctctgtagACCTGGTTCACGTACCAGAAGTGGACCAGCGGTACAGTGCAGCTCACAGGCTCCTGGATTAAAATGCAATAAATTAGCAAACAAACAAGGAGGGAAATCATTTCTTTAATTCTTGCCCATTGCCCGTCTTTCGGATGAGACGTTAAACCGAGGTTCTGACTCCCTGTGGTCACTAAAGATCCCATGACACTCATCGCTATAGTAGGGgtgctaaccccggtgtctctactcatcgCTATAGTAGGGGTGCTAatcccggtgtctctactcatcgCTATAGGTGCTAATCCCGGTGTCCTGGCAAAACTCTCAACCTGGCTCTTGCAACATGGCCACATCATCAGCCCTGGTCTTCCATTGTATAGTTTCATTCCTCACCTCTCTAGTGTGTGGTGGAGCCTCGTGAGACTAGCCTGATCTCTAGAGGTCACACACCAGTCCCTCGCTGAAACTCAGTCTGGCCCCTCAACAACAATCAGCGCTACTTGGAGGGAGTTTAAATTTATACGGAAGAAAGAAGCACAGCAGCACAGTCTGCAGAATGAATCAATGGTGGCCCCCAACGAAAGGGTAGCAATCAGAACGATTTTTATCCGAAAATGTTCCTGGTTAGGAACTAAAACTCCCTCCCCCAATCGCTGATTGGCCGGTCCACGGGTTTTGAAAGTTGGGTTCAACGGGAGCAAAGCCAACTGATTGGAAAACTGTGGTGTGACCGAGTGAAAGCCCTTCACACTGGTAGTGGAGGATTGGTGATAACCCCCACGCTCTGGGTAAAGCACTCTGAGTGCCATGACGAGAGATATATAAATGCAATGAATACTATGAACTATTATTGTGGTTAGTAGGCATAGTAGTATTACTACTCACAGGTGGTGCAGATGGGAATAACCGAGGAGTGTCGTTGTCATGGGTTACTGGAGCAGAACCACCCCCATTAAGACGCCTCACACTGGCTGTTGTCTTCTGGTCCCTCAAGGTCAGCTGGGTGTCGTCAGTGAACAGATCCTCATGCCCTTAACATTCAAATCACCTTTCATTGTTAGACATTTGATTGGAGTTCATTTCATGtaacataaaataaatcaaaaatgtAATTACCTGTAGCCGGTGTTATCTCCAGCCTCACACTTCCATCCATTTGACCGGTTAGCTTTGAGCACTCGGTGGTGACTCTGTTTTTTGGGTTTCTGTTGAACCAACTCTGCAGAGCTCTTTGAAGTTCTGTCTCCCACTTGGGTGGAGGTTCTCCCTCTGGCCAGACTACCTTCAGATGAACGGTGGCTACAGTTGTATCCTTCTTCTGGGGAGTCTGAAAGTGAAAAACCAAAAACCAAAGATAAAAGCCAGTAACAATGtggcgacggcaagcagccaattgagTACAGAGTCgtttgaactaggcccattgatcacgcctcttgtgctgaagaaaatgacggcagcttccccagattgtgcttggtctggcaatagccaggctaaagGTTTACCCCTTTAGGAACCTCTTCAGCATTAGGTAGCTCTGAAACCTGTGAAATGGTTTTACTTCCAGTACTCTGGTCGTTATGCGTATTTATTAAGTTAGAATTGTCTGTCTGAAAGCAAGAACGACATTGCATGTTATACAATAGAGCTTGCAAGTctgccccttccggtagacccaCATGGGAcctctgaaataaaaaaatacgaatgggtttcaatggatagaaaggaattattattatttttattttttttgcgactggcgtggacaaagccgacaatctccccatcggcctAACTGAAAATCTGAACATTCTCCAACTTAtgatggttttcacctctttcgatgcagTTATCGTCTccttggaaaaaagcggtgaagtggagcagagagatcgccatgtctgtaccagagtggtggtgacgtatatcattcgcgtcgcgagcagcgaggggctgtagttcacaaagcagcctcacacaaaacctaacattatcaaacttcctcgcaatttctttttgttttctttg
Coding sequences:
- the LOC132470102 gene encoding E3 ubiquitin-protein ligase DTX3L-like isoform X2, with protein sequence MTSTTSQLDREEPTETRDNSNVMNTHSDQGTGSKTSSQDSETNAEVPKGENNSDNQSTGSNTGLLDSEPPDAKEVANGTPQKEDKPVATIHLKVVWPEGDPPRRWEAELQKVLQSWFNNNPKRTVKTECVRLTDQKDGSVSLEITPATGQEDLFTEDTQLTLKDQKTTASVRRLNGGGSFSKKNDQSTGSKTSSQDSDQPDAEEVPNGTLKKKDKTVATIHLKVVWPGGDPPSRWETELQKALQSWFNKHQKSGVTTKCLNLTGQKDGSVRLELIPATGQEDLFTEDTQLTLRDQKTTASVRRLNGGGSAPVTHDNDTPRLFPSAPPTPQKKDTTVATVHLKVVWPEGEPPPKWETELQRALQSWFNRNPKNRVTTECSKLTGQMDGSVRLEITPATGHEDLFTDDTQLTLRDQKTTASVRRLNGGGSAPVTHDNDTPRLFPSAPPEPVSCTVPLVHFWYVNQVYRERMKRIEEKNGVHIQKDVKVSFNGDTSAGADPVKALSEFTDLVQSCLGDSTCFSYSHEPGQVDWEKALQLIQQGREKLTLTVSPHEVEVCGPMESLKTFQNYSKILKKSHNSQIPGPSSTGEAQGRSDALHIDPVHWLVITTLFKTELAELEKGFGVKYGYIHDKVKARAEMKSKDAFTLESDSLRALVCLHQRVTASVLSCSLQSQSQRHLVKERLAGLPGVVPDFRGDQWRIIGLPEDLRRAVDHIESDLGRPVFREEDKQRIGHLRYGVDSSGGSDMAGGKPPVRGAAAAEEEEDKCPVCMDQITNRRMLPCNHALCKECLENLVTQMGPTCPICKALFGELTGDQPDGRMTHETQHYSLPGFQGQGNILIKYEIYPGKQTARHPNPGKTHYGTQRLAYLPDNREGREVLRLLRRAFDKRLIFTVGTSRTSGSENQVTWNDIHHKTSIGGGPSSFGYPDPDYLRRVKEELKAKGIE
- the LOC132470102 gene encoding E3 ubiquitin-protein ligase DTX3L-like isoform X3; protein product: MTSTTSQLDREEPTETRDNSNVMNTHSDQGTGSKTSSQDSETNAEVPKGENNSDNQSTGSNTGLLDSEPPDAKEVANGTPQKEDKPVATIHLKVVWPEGDPPRRWEAELQKVLQSWFNNNPKRTVKTECVRLTDQKDGSVSLEITPATGQEDLFTEDTQLTLKDQKTTASVRRLNGGGSFSKKNDQSTGSKTSSQDSDQPDAEEVPNGTDNSNLINTHNDQSTGSKTISQVSELPNAEEVPKGTPQKKDTTVATVHLKVVWPEGEPPPKWETELQRALQSWFNRNPKNRVTTECSKLTGQMDGSVRLEITPATGHEDLFTDDTQLTLRDQKTTASVRRLNGGGSAPVTHDNDTPRLFPSAPPEPVSCTVPLVHFWYVNQVYRERMKRIEEKNGVHIQKDVKVSFNGDTSAGADPVKALSEFTDLVQSCLGDSTCFSYSHEPGQVDWEKALQLIQQGREKLTLTVSPHEVEVCGPMESLKTFQNYSKILKKSHNSQIPGPSSTGEAQGRSDALHIDPVHWLVITTLFKTELAELEKGFGVKYGYIHDKVKARAEMKSKDAFTLESDSLRALVCLHQRVTASVLSCSLQSQSQRHLVKERLAGLPGVVPDFRGDQWRIIGLPEDLRRAVDHIESDLGRPVFREEDKQRIGHLRYGVDSSGGSDMAGGKPPVRGAAAAEEEEDKCPVCMDQITNRRMLPCNHALCKECLENLVTQMGPTCPICKALFGELTGDQPDGRMTHETQHYSLPGFQGQGNILIKYEIYPGKQTARHPNPGKTHYGTQRLAYLPDNREGREVLRLLRRAFDKRLIFTVGTSRTSGSENQVTWNDIHHKTSIGGGPSSFGYPDPDYLRRVKEELKAKGIE
- the LOC132470102 gene encoding E3 ubiquitin-protein ligase DTX3L-like isoform X1, which gives rise to MTSTTSQLDREEPTETRDNSNVMNTHSDQGTGSKTSSQDSETNAEVPKGENNSDNQSTGSNTGLLDSEPPDAKEVANGTPQKEDKPVATIHLKVVWPEGDPPRRWEAELQKVLQSWFNNNPKRTVKTECVRLTDQKDGSVSLEITPATGQEDLFTEDTQLTLKDQKTTASVRRLNGGGSFSKKNDQSTGSKTSSQDSDQPDAEEVPNGTLKKKDKTVATIHLKVVWPGGDPPSRWETELQKALQSWFNKHQKSGVTTKCLNLTGQKDGSVRLELIPATGQEDLFTEDTQLTLRDQKTTASVRRLNGGGSAPVTHDNDTPRLFPSAPPTDNSNLINTHNDQSTGSKTISQVSELPNAEEVPKGTPQKKDTTVATVHLKVVWPEGEPPPKWETELQRALQSWFNRNPKNRVTTECSKLTGQMDGSVRLEITPATGHEDLFTDDTQLTLRDQKTTASVRRLNGGGSAPVTHDNDTPRLFPSAPPEPVSCTVPLVHFWYVNQVYRERMKRIEEKNGVHIQKDVKVSFNGDTSAGADPVKALSEFTDLVQSCLGDSTCFSYSHEPGQVDWEKALQLIQQGREKLTLTVSPHEVEVCGPMESLKTFQNYSKILKKSHNSQIPGPSSTGEAQGRSDALHIDPVHWLVITTLFKTELAELEKGFGVKYGYIHDKVKARAEMKSKDAFTLESDSLRALVCLHQRVTASVLSCSLQSQSQRHLVKERLAGLPGVVPDFRGDQWRIIGLPEDLRRAVDHIESDLGRPVFREEDKQRIGHLRYGVDSSGGSDMAGGKPPVRGAAAAEEEEDKCPVCMDQITNRRMLPCNHALCKECLENLVTQMGPTCPICKALFGELTGDQPDGRMTHETQHYSLPGFQGQGNILIKYEIYPGKQTARHPNPGKTHYGTQRLAYLPDNREGREVLRLLRRAFDKRLIFTVGTSRTSGSENQVTWNDIHHKTSIGGGPSSFGYPDPDYLRRVKEELKAKGIE
- the LOC132470102 gene encoding E3 ubiquitin-protein ligase DTX3L-like isoform X5 translates to MYHLPCLALCVRACVATSGRTSLQHFHFQFGRKDHRVGLKLLTTSLANLTSRLNMASPGQREEPAETTPQKKDTTVATVHLKVVWPEGEPPPKWETELQRALQSWFNRNPKNRVTTECSKLTGQMDGSVRLEITPATGHEDLFTDDTQLTLRDQKTTASVRRLNGGGSAPVTHDNDTPRLFPSAPPEPVSCTVPLVHFWYVNQVYRERMKRIEEKNGVHIQKDVKVSFNGDTSAGADPVKALSEFTDLVQSCLGDSTCFSYSHEPGQVDWEKALQLIQQGREKLTLTVSPHEVEVCGPMESLKTFQNYSKILKKSHNSQIPGPSSTGEAQGRSDALHIDPVHWLVITTLFKTELAELEKGFGVKYGYIHDKVKARAEMKSKDAFTLESDSLRALVCLHQRVTASVLSCSLQSQSQRHLVKERLAGLPGVVPDFRGDQWRIIGLPEDLRRAVDHIESDLGRPVFREEDKQRIGHLRYGVDSSGGSDMAGGKPPVRGAAAAEEEEDKCPVCMDQITNRRMLPCNHALCKECLENLVTQMGPTCPICKALFGELTGDQPDGRMTHETQHYSLPGFQGQGNILIKYEIYPGKQTARHPNPGKTHYGTQRLAYLPDNREGREVLRLLRRAFDKRLIFTVGTSRTSGSENQVTWNDIHHKTSIGGGPSSFGYPDPDYLRRVKEELKAKGIE